From one Butyricimonas faecihominis genomic stretch:
- a CDS encoding RagB/SusD family nutrient uptake outer membrane protein — protein sequence MKKIIYMLLIASCGWSCDSFLDVNPKAEVIDEDMFSTASGVEDALYGVYSALSNSYLYGNYMSVYYPELFAQNFVDDGIKGTEIGKLNMGDLMMESDVMKMWKQAYTAIGYVNNIIINLENKDEKAFKHYNIYLGEALGLRAYLHFDLLRYYAVHVTSKDETAKAHAIPYVTTYEFYVTPFSSVTEVYDKIIQDLERAIGLLADDESLMEAERTGHAADFVSARETHFNLYAAEAALARVYWMKGDLKNAKIYAQKVIDSHKFQLVDKTEVESMVQSKLSFKETIWGIYTRDFGTSMKNLFIRSTGIDLASDWEDLYLDNQGAEEGVDYRRFWFDVDPDKDATTCLKLINYEFLADPNKYDEPVILGVNMIRIPEMYYIMAEALLEENIDLATDYMDVVVEARGMVGFKDRIPARQLTLDDIMKERRKEYYGEGQEWFCMKRQNRDVYSIIGAVTLPGSDKIYCLPVPEEEMNAR from the coding sequence ATGAAAAAGATAATATATATGCTACTGATCGCCTCGTGTGGGTGGAGTTGCGATAGCTTTCTGGATGTAAATCCCAAGGCGGAGGTGATTGACGAGGATATGTTCAGCACGGCTTCGGGCGTGGAGGATGCCCTGTATGGTGTGTATTCGGCCTTGTCCAATAGTTATTTGTATGGTAATTATATGTCGGTGTATTACCCGGAACTGTTCGCACAGAATTTCGTGGATGACGGTATCAAGGGAACGGAGATCGGGAAATTGAACATGGGCGATCTTATGATGGAATCGGATGTGATGAAGATGTGGAAACAAGCTTATACGGCGATCGGTTACGTGAACAATATTATTATAAACTTAGAGAATAAGGACGAGAAGGCGTTCAAACATTATAATATTTACCTTGGGGAGGCTTTAGGGCTTCGGGCTTATCTGCATTTTGACCTGCTACGATATTATGCCGTTCATGTTACCTCGAAAGATGAAACGGCCAAGGCACACGCCATTCCTTACGTCACGACTTACGAGTTTTACGTGACACCCTTTTCTTCGGTAACGGAGGTTTACGATAAGATTATTCAAGATCTGGAACGGGCAATTGGTCTTTTGGCAGACGACGAGAGTTTGATGGAGGCAGAAAGAACGGGACACGCTGCTGATTTCGTTTCAGCCCGGGAGACTCATTTCAATTTGTACGCAGCGGAGGCAGCTTTGGCCCGCGTGTATTGGATGAAGGGCGATTTGAAGAATGCCAAGATCTACGCTCAAAAGGTGATTGATTCTCATAAATTCCAGTTGGTGGATAAAACGGAGGTGGAGAGCATGGTACAGAGTAAGTTGTCTTTTAAAGAGACGATCTGGGGAATTTATACAAGGGATTTCGGGACCTCGATGAAGAATTTATTTATTAGAAGTACGGGAATAGATTTGGCCTCGGATTGGGAGGACTTGTACCTAGATAATCAGGGAGCGGAAGAGGGCGTGGATTACAGGAGATTCTGGTTTGACGTGGACCCGGATAAAGATGCCACGACTTGCCTCAAGCTGATTAACTACGAGTTTTTGGCTGACCCGAATAAATACGATGAACCCGTTATTCTGGGAGTGAACATGATTCGTATCCCGGAGATGTACTATATCATGGCGGAAGCTTTGCTGGAAGAGAATATCGACTTGGCCACGGATTATATGGATGTTGTTGTGGAGGCCCGGGGAATGGTCGGGTTTAAAGACCGGATTCCGGCTCGACAATTGACGCTTGATGATATTATGAAGGAACGCCGTAAGGAATATTACGGGGAAGGCCAAGAGTGGTTTTGCATGAAACGGCAGAACCGGGATGTATATTCAATCATAGGGGCGGTAACCCTGCCGGGAAGTGACAAGATCTATTGTTTGCCTGTTCCCGAAGAGGAAATGAATGCCCGTTAA
- a CDS encoding DUF4843 domain-containing protein yields the protein MKRITLISFAIGLALSALSCSDDDLMYNVHQKRSVYFDRESKTDTIFFSFVSVEGDDYDYCIPIRVIGKPVNEVQHPVVMVVADSSTARENMHYVMGEVVIPADSVRGVLNIRLNKTGDMKERSYYLYLRFAEDEYFKPIADDNYILSIADGEYSRPDWWKDADLGTFSSDLFKRMLEKYWELEELRPVEYAYFEENYGRLLENAPAWFWSRNYPGIWVKYVLKPVYEYYQEHPTEGVNMPNPDKFI from the coding sequence ATGAAAAGGATAACATTAATTAGTTTTGCTATTGGATTAGCGTTGAGCGCGCTTTCCTGTTCGGATGATGACCTGATGTATAACGTGCATCAGAAAAGGTCTGTCTATTTTGACCGGGAAAGTAAAACAGATACTATTTTTTTCTCTTTTGTTTCGGTTGAAGGGGATGACTACGATTACTGTATCCCGATCCGGGTGATCGGTAAACCCGTGAACGAGGTGCAGCACCCGGTGGTTATGGTCGTTGCCGATTCTTCAACAGCACGGGAGAACATGCATTACGTGATGGGAGAGGTGGTGATTCCCGCCGATAGCGTTCGAGGTGTCCTGAACATCCGGTTAAACAAGACGGGTGACATGAAGGAACGTTCGTATTACCTCTATTTGAGATTTGCAGAGGATGAGTATTTTAAACCGATTGCCGATGATAATTATATTTTGTCGATAGCTGACGGGGAGTACTCCCGGCCGGATTGGTGGAAAGATGCTGATCTGGGAACGTTCTCTTCCGATTTGTTTAAGCGGATGTTGGAAAAATACTGGGAACTGGAGGAACTTCGTCCGGTGGAATATGCTTATTTCGAAGAGAATTACGGGCGGTTGCTTGAGAATGCCCCGGCATGGTTCTGGTCTAGAAATTATCCGGGTATCTGGGTGAAATACGTGTTGAAACCGGTGTACGAGTATTACCAAGAACATCCCACCGAAGGGGTGAATATGCCGAATCCTGATAAATTCATTTGA